Proteins from one Chroococcidiopsis sp. CCMEE 29 genomic window:
- a CDS encoding metalloregulator ArsR/SmtB family transcription factor, translated as MSTDQLSVTFAALADPTRRAILAHLAKGEASVTELAQPFEMSLPAISKHLKVLERAGLIARGREAQWRPCRLEAEPLKDAADWIEQYRQFWEQSFDRLDEYLQELQAEEKKHDREP; from the coding sequence ATGTCCACCGATCAATTGAGCGTCACCTTTGCCGCCCTTGCCGATCCCACGCGGCGTGCCATCCTAGCTCATCTCGCTAAGGGTGAAGCATCGGTGACTGAGCTAGCCCAACCCTTTGAGATGAGCCTGCCTGCTATTTCCAAACATCTCAAGGTGCTAGAGCGTGCAGGATTGATCGCGCGGGGTCGAGAGGCTCAGTGGCGACCCTGCCGGCTAGAGGCAGAACCGCTCAAGGATGCAGCAGATTGGATCGAGCAATATCGCCAGTTCTGGGAACAGAGTTTTGATCGCCTGGACGAGTATCTACAGGAATTGCAAGCAGAGGAAAAGAAACACGATCGCGAGCCATAA
- the treY gene encoding malto-oligosyltrehalose synthase, whose protein sequence is MRIPRATYRIQFHSEFNFDAAKHIITYLANLGISDIYASPIFKARKGSTHGYDIVDPTQINPELGTPEQFEVLISEIQNHYLGWVQDIVPNHMAYDSENTWLMDILENGTDSEASDYFDIDWEHPYEDFKGRVLTPMLGNFYGQCLENGEIQLNYDGSGLSVNYYSLRLPVKIESYARFITQNLGQLARALGGRRHPDFVKLLGILYLVKNAPAEPKGKERYDEIAFVKGLLWELYTQNPEVKEFIDNNIKLFNGEKGNPDSFNLLSSLLNEQFYRLSFWKVGAEEINYRRFFTVNELISVKVQEVKVFHKTHSLISQLVEEGKITGLRIDHIDGLYDPTQYLTRLRQKVGDVYITVEKILELQEKLPEIWQIQGTSGYEFLNYVNGIFCHRESEKQFNDLYIKFTGIETPYEQLFFEKKQLIVEKNLAGDVDNLAQILKRIASQTWLGIDFTMNGLKRTLAELLALFPVYRTYVNGDGLSEDDRSYIKEVIEETRGRIPLLLNELNFIEKLLLLEWEESLTPEQRDLRLHFVMRLQQLTGPLMAKGIEDTLFYVYNRLLSLNEVGGHPGRFGITTTEFHTFNQKQSIAWPHKMNATATHDTKRGEDARARLNVLSEIPEEWENQVKTWSEINRFQKANVRGRAVPAANDEYFFYQTLVGAYPFDESENATFVGRVKDYLLKSVREAKLHTAWLRPDTAYEEGFLEFVEKVLEPSESNQFMQEFLPFQKRVASYSIFNSLSQTLLKYTTPGVPDTYQGTELWDLSMVDPDNRRPVDYQQRISFLNDIKEKAQADVLKLIDELFSSKEDGRIKLFLTYRVLQARKENLAVFQKGDYLPLDVSGKFKDHIVAFARSNGNKMSIAIAPRFLTSLVQPGEYPLGKQVWDDTYLQLPSAAPSAWKDAVTAQMIQADGTLQIGEALKHFPVALLIG, encoded by the coding sequence ATGCGGATTCCAAGAGCTACTTACCGGATTCAATTTCATTCAGAGTTCAATTTTGATGCAGCAAAACACATCATTACTTATCTTGCTAATTTAGGAATTTCTGATATCTATGCTTCGCCAATATTTAAAGCAAGAAAAGGCAGTACCCACGGCTATGATATCGTAGATCCAACTCAAATTAACCCCGAATTAGGTACACCAGAGCAATTTGAAGTACTGATTAGTGAAATTCAGAATCATTACCTGGGATGGGTGCAAGATATTGTACCTAATCACATGGCTTATGATAGCGAAAACACTTGGCTGATGGATATTCTAGAAAATGGAACTGATTCTGAAGCAAGTGACTACTTCGACATTGATTGGGAGCACCCTTATGAAGACTTCAAGGGGCGAGTGCTTACTCCAATGCTAGGTAATTTTTATGGACAATGTTTAGAGAATGGCGAAATTCAACTTAATTATGATGGGAGTGGGTTAAGCGTCAATTACTATAGCTTGAGATTGCCTGTCAAAATAGAGTCTTATGCCCGATTTATCACTCAGAATCTAGGACAATTGGCAAGGGCACTAGGGGGAAGACGCCATCCAGATTTTGTCAAACTACTAGGTATTCTTTATCTGGTAAAAAACGCTCCAGCGGAACCCAAGGGCAAGGAACGATATGACGAGATAGCTTTTGTCAAAGGTCTTTTATGGGAACTCTATACACAAAATCCTGAAGTCAAAGAGTTTATTGATAACAATATAAAGCTTTTTAATGGCGAAAAAGGAAACCCAGACAGTTTTAATCTTCTGAGTAGTTTGCTGAATGAACAGTTCTACCGTCTATCTTTTTGGAAAGTTGGTGCGGAAGAAATTAACTATAGAAGATTTTTTACTGTTAATGAACTGATTTCAGTAAAAGTACAAGAAGTCAAAGTTTTTCATAAAACTCATAGTTTGATTAGCCAGTTAGTTGAAGAAGGAAAAATAACTGGATTAAGAATAGATCACATTGATGGACTTTACGATCCAACCCAATATCTAACGCGACTTAGGCAAAAAGTAGGTGATGTTTACATCACCGTTGAAAAAATTTTGGAACTCCAAGAAAAATTACCTGAGATCTGGCAAATTCAGGGAACAAGCGGTTATGAGTTCTTGAACTACGTCAATGGTATTTTTTGCCACCGTGAGAGTGAAAAACAGTTTAATGATCTTTACATTAAATTTACTGGCATTGAAACCCCTTACGAGCAGTTGTTTTTTGAGAAAAAACAGCTAATAGTTGAGAAGAACTTGGCGGGAGATGTAGACAACCTGGCACAAATCCTAAAAAGAATAGCGAGTCAAACCTGGCTGGGAATTGACTTTACGATGAATGGTTTGAAAAGAACGCTGGCGGAATTGCTAGCACTTTTCCCTGTTTATCGTACTTATGTAAATGGAGATGGATTGAGTGAAGATGATCGCTCCTATATTAAGGAAGTTATTGAAGAAACAAGGGGGCGAATTCCGCTACTTTTGAACGAACTTAACTTCATTGAAAAATTACTCTTGCTTGAATGGGAAGAGTCATTAACGCCAGAACAAAGGGATCTACGGCTTCACTTTGTAATGCGGCTACAACAATTGACTGGTCCTCTAATGGCGAAAGGGATTGAAGACACCCTGTTTTATGTGTATAACCGCCTTCTATCCTTGAATGAAGTAGGTGGTCATCCGGGAAGATTTGGCATCACGACCACTGAGTTTCATACATTCAATCAAAAACAAAGTATCGCTTGGCCTCATAAGATGAATGCTACAGCGACTCATGACACAAAACGGGGTGAAGATGCCCGGGCAAGATTGAATGTGCTTTCAGAAATACCGGAAGAATGGGAAAACCAGGTAAAAACTTGGAGTGAGATCAATCGCTTTCAGAAAGCCAATGTTAGGGGGAGAGCTGTTCCTGCTGCCAATGATGAATACTTCTTTTATCAGACTTTAGTTGGTGCTTATCCTTTTGATGAAAGTGAGAATGCGACGTTTGTTGGACGGGTTAAAGACTATCTGCTCAAGTCCGTAAGAGAAGCTAAGCTGCATACGGCTTGGTTACGCCCTGATACTGCTTATGAAGAGGGATTCCTTGAATTTGTGGAGAAGGTTTTAGAGCCTTCTGAATCGAATCAATTCATGCAGGAGTTTCTGCCTTTCCAAAAGCGGGTTGCGAGCTACAGCATCTTTAACTCTCTTTCACAGACACTGCTAAAATACACAACCCCTGGTGTGCCTGATACATATCAGGGAACGGAATTATGGGATTTGAGTATGGTAGATCCAGATAACCGTCGTCCAGTGGATTATCAGCAGCGAATTTCATTTTTGAACGATATTAAAGAGAAAGCACAGGCAGACGTTCTGAAGCTGATTGATGAACTGTTTTCTAGCAAGGAAGATGGCAGGATTAAGCTGTTTCTAACTTACAGAGTGCTTCAGGCAAGAAAAGAGAATTTGGCAGTTTTCCAGAAAGGAGATTACCTACCTCTGGATGTTAGCGGTAAATTTAAGGATCACATCGTTGCCTTTGCCAGGAGCAACGGTAATAAGATGAGCATTGCCATTGCTCCGCGCTTTCTAACTAGCTTGGTTCAACCTGGAGAGTATCCGCTAGGAAAACAAGTTTGGGATGATACTTACCTTCAGTTACCCTCAGCAGCTCCCTCAGCCTGGAAAGATGCAGTGACTGCCCAAATGATTCAAGCGGATGGCACTTTACAAATTGGTGAGGCGCTTAAACACTTTCCTGTTGCGTTACTAATCGGCTGA
- the treZ gene encoding malto-oligosyltrehalose trehalohydrolase, which translates to MKIGAHYLGEGRCEFTVWAPAQEEVAVQIVSPDKHLLPMEKDEWGYWKTTAENIDPGTLYSYKLNGDTDRPDPASHFQPKGVHEASEVVDHSKMNWTDTQWSGISLEEMIIYELHVGTFTPEGTFEAIIPRLSELREFGVNAIEIMPVAQFPGDRNWGYDGTYPFAVQNSYGGPEGLKKLVDAAHQHSISVILDVVYNHFGPEGNYTSQFGPYMTETYKTPWGMAMNFDDAHSDGVRNYFIENALYWFQNYHIDALRLDAIHAIYDLGAKHFLQELVEKVAALSDSVGRKLYLIAESDLNDVRVIREWELGGHGMDAQWSDDFHHSLHTLLTGEQRGYYQDFGKCEQLAKAYKESFVYSWQYSPNRQRYHGSDASDRQGDQFVICTQNHDQVGNRMLGERLSNLVSFEALKLAAGALLLAPNVPLLFMGEEYGEESPFLYFVSHTDPDLVKAVREGRKKEFAAFHLEGEYKDPESHDTFHQSQLKWEKRQEGKHKVLRELYQHLIQLRQTIPALKKLDKQNLEASVSEQDQLLFLHRWSNESQIFCILNFNHKDVTFKATPPTDDWQKALDSAESKWMGSGSTMPDKLMQEQELTIKPQSFVLYQTQD; encoded by the coding sequence ATGAAAATTGGCGCTCATTACTTAGGTGAAGGTCGTTGTGAATTTACCGTTTGGGCACCTGCTCAGGAAGAGGTGGCTGTGCAAATTGTTTCTCCTGACAAACACCTGCTCCCCATGGAAAAAGACGAATGGGGTTACTGGAAAACGACAGCTGAAAATATTGATCCAGGAACACTTTATTCTTACAAACTGAATGGGGACACTGACAGACCAGACCCCGCCTCGCATTTTCAACCCAAAGGTGTCCATGAAGCTTCTGAGGTTGTCGATCATAGCAAGATGAACTGGACTGACACGCAGTGGTCTGGCATTTCCTTAGAGGAAATGATTATCTATGAACTGCACGTTGGCACTTTCACACCAGAAGGCACCTTTGAGGCGATTATTCCTCGCTTGAGTGAGTTACGCGAGTTTGGGGTGAATGCAATTGAGATTATGCCCGTTGCCCAATTTCCAGGCGATCGCAACTGGGGCTATGATGGCACTTATCCTTTTGCCGTGCAGAACTCTTATGGTGGTCCGGAAGGATTAAAAAAGCTTGTTGATGCCGCTCACCAGCACTCAATCTCCGTAATTCTTGATGTGGTTTATAACCACTTTGGTCCAGAAGGAAATTACACCAGTCAATTTGGACCCTACATGACGGAAACATACAAAACTCCCTGGGGCATGGCAATGAACTTTGATGATGCCCACAGTGATGGTGTGCGTAACTACTTTATTGAAAACGCTCTGTACTGGTTCCAAAATTATCACATTGATGCCCTGCGCTTAGATGCCATCCACGCGATTTATGACCTAGGAGCGAAACACTTTTTGCAAGAACTAGTAGAAAAAGTTGCTGCCCTTTCCGACTCTGTAGGCAGGAAACTTTACCTAATTGCTGAGAGCGACTTAAACGATGTTCGGGTAATTCGTGAGTGGGAGTTGGGTGGACATGGCATGGATGCCCAGTGGAGTGACGATTTTCATCATTCTCTCCATACATTGCTTACGGGTGAGCAACGTGGTTATTACCAGGATTTTGGCAAGTGTGAACAACTGGCAAAAGCCTATAAAGAAAGTTTTGTTTACTCATGGCAATACTCGCCGAATCGGCAAAGATATCATGGCAGTGATGCGAGCGATCGCCAGGGCGATCAATTCGTGATTTGCACGCAAAATCATGACCAAGTTGGTAATCGCATGTTAGGGGAGCGACTATCAAATTTAGTATCGTTTGAGGCTTTGAAACTAGCTGCTGGAGCACTTCTGCTTGCTCCTAACGTTCCCTTACTATTTATGGGTGAAGAGTACGGGGAAGAATCTCCTTTCCTCTACTTTGTAAGTCATACAGATCCTGATTTAGTTAAAGCAGTAAGAGAGGGCAGAAAAAAAGAGTTTGCTGCCTTTCATTTGGAAGGAGAATACAAAGACCCCGAAAGCCATGATACTTTCCATCAAAGCCAGCTTAAATGGGAGAAACGGCAAGAAGGCAAACACAAAGTCCTGCGAGAACTTTATCAGCACTTAATTCAGCTACGCCAGACAATTCCTGCCCTGAAAAAGCTAGACAAGCAGAACCTAGAAGCATCTGTAAGTGAGCAAGATCAACTGTTGTTTCTTCATCGTTGGAGTAACGAAAGCCAAATCTTCTGCATACTAAACTTCAATCACAAAGATGTCACTTTTAAGGCGACACCTCCAACAGATGACTGGCAAAAGGCTTTAGACTCTGCTGAATCTAAGTGGATGGGTTCTGGCTCCACAATGCCAGATAAACTGATGCAGGAGCAGGAATTAACGATCAAGCCGCAGAGTTTTGTACTATACCAAACCCAGGATTAG
- the glgX gene encoding glycogen debranching protein GlgX, translating into MYLALWPGNVYPLGACWDGKGTNFALYSENATGVELCLFDREDRETRLTLTEVSNFVWHGYVPGVGPGQRYGFRVHGPYAPNEGHRFNPNKLLIDPYAKAIEGEIGNGPELFSYSWEDPEADLSFSDLDSAHLVPKSVVVDQSFDWGDDKLLRTPWHETVIYETHVKGLTQLHPDIPEELRGTYAGLAHPAAIEHLQRLGISAVELMPVHHFLSRPGHLVDKGLKNYWGYDSVNYFAPYSGYSAGGSLGEQVTEFKEMVKALHHAGIEVILDVVYNHTGEGNHLGPTVSLRGIDNSTYYRLVEDDPRYYMDFTGCGNSLNVRHAQVLKLIMDSLRYWVIEMHVDGFRFDLASALARELYEVDSLAAFFDIIHQDPVLADVKLIAEPWDIGTGGYQVGNFPVLWSEWNGKYRDTVRDYWRGEGTTLGEFAYRFTGSPDLYFQMNGRRPNASINFITAHDGFSLNDLVSYNDKHNEANGEDNRDGESHNRSWNCGVEGETDDPEVLQLREQQRRNFLATLMLSQGIPMLLGGDEIGRTQKGNNNAYCQDSEISWFNWDLVQGNEDLLDFTRELIYFRRQHPVFRRRKWFQGRAIHGASVSDIAWFNLDGTQMTDEQWEVGYAKAIGVFLDGNQIPSPGPRGERISDDRFLMFFNAHYETVEFALPPEFQEKEWEVVIDTKEPRFIQEQKIYTGEQLVPVVARSLVVLRRLA; encoded by the coding sequence ATGTATCTAGCACTCTGGCCCGGCAATGTCTATCCCTTAGGAGCCTGTTGGGATGGAAAAGGCACAAACTTCGCTCTGTACTCCGAAAATGCAACAGGAGTCGAGCTTTGTTTATTTGATCGAGAAGATCGAGAGACACGCCTGACCTTGACTGAAGTCAGTAACTTCGTCTGGCACGGCTATGTGCCAGGAGTAGGGCCAGGGCAGCGGTACGGGTTCCGAGTGCATGGTCCTTACGCACCAAATGAAGGACATCGCTTCAACCCCAACAAACTTTTGATTGACCCCTATGCCAAAGCAATTGAGGGCGAAATTGGCAACGGTCCAGAGCTCTTTAGCTACTCTTGGGAAGATCCCGAAGCAGATCTATCATTTTCCGATTTGGACAGCGCCCATTTAGTTCCCAAATCAGTTGTTGTCGATCAGTCTTTTGATTGGGGAGATGACAAACTGCTGCGAACCCCGTGGCATGAAACCGTTATTTATGAAACCCACGTGAAGGGCTTGACGCAGTTACATCCAGACATTCCCGAAGAACTGCGCGGTACCTATGCTGGACTGGCACACCCTGCCGCGATCGAGCATCTTCAAAGGCTGGGAATTTCAGCAGTTGAATTGATGCCCGTACATCACTTTCTGTCTCGTCCGGGTCATCTGGTAGATAAGGGACTCAAAAATTATTGGGGTTACGATTCCGTCAACTATTTTGCTCCCTACTCCGGCTACAGTGCTGGCGGCAGTTTGGGAGAGCAGGTGACTGAATTCAAGGAAATGGTTAAGGCATTGCATCATGCTGGGATCGAGGTGATTCTAGACGTTGTTTACAACCACACGGGAGAAGGTAATCACTTAGGTCCGACGGTATCTTTGCGAGGTATTGATAATAGTACTTACTACCGACTGGTAGAAGACGACCCGCGTTACTACATGGACTTTACAGGCTGCGGTAATTCTCTCAATGTGCGGCATGCTCAAGTCCTAAAGTTAATCATGGATAGCCTGCGCTATTGGGTTATAGAAATGCATGTCGATGGCTTCCGCTTCGATCTAGCTTCGGCTTTGGCGCGAGAGCTATATGAAGTTGATAGTCTGGCAGCTTTCTTTGACATCATTCACCAAGACCCAGTGCTAGCAGATGTGAAGCTGATTGCAGAACCTTGGGACATTGGTACTGGTGGCTATCAGGTTGGCAACTTCCCAGTTCTCTGGTCTGAGTGGAATGGCAAGTATCGTGATACAGTGCGAGACTACTGGCGCGGTGAGGGTACTACCTTAGGAGAATTTGCTTACCGTTTCACTGGTAGCCCTGACCTATATTTTCAAATGAATGGACGGCGACCTAACGCAAGTATCAACTTCATCACTGCTCATGATGGCTTTAGTTTAAACGATCTTGTTAGCTACAACGACAAACACAACGAAGCAAACGGAGAAGACAACCGAGATGGAGAAAGCCATAACCGTTCTTGGAATTGTGGCGTAGAAGGTGAAACGGATGACCCAGAAGTGCTGCAACTGCGAGAGCAGCAGCGACGTAACTTCCTGGCGACCCTGATGCTGTCGCAAGGTATCCCGATGTTGCTGGGGGGAGATGAAATCGGGCGGACGCAAAAGGGTAACAATAATGCCTACTGCCAAGACAGTGAGATTTCCTGGTTCAATTGGGACTTGGTTCAGGGAAATGAGGATCTGTTGGATTTTACCCGCGAACTAATCTATTTCCGCCGTCAGCATCCTGTATTTCGGCGGCGCAAGTGGTTTCAGGGTCGAGCAATCCACGGAGCGAGTGTCAGTGATATTGCTTGGTTTAATCTCGATGGCACTCAGATGACTGACGAGCAGTGGGAAGTTGGCTATGCGAAGGCAATTGGAGTTTTCTTGGATGGCAACCAAATTCCCAGTCCTGGTCCTCGCGGCGAACGTATTAGCGACGATCGCTTTCTCATGTTCTTTAACGCCCACTACGAAACGGTTGAATTTGCCTTACCTCCTGAATTTCAGGAGAAAGAGTGGGAAGTTGTAATTGACACTAAGGAACCTCGCTTTATCCAGGAGCAGAAGATTTACACAGGCGAGCAATTAGTACCAGTGGTAGCGCGATCGCTAGTGGTGCTACGCCGTTTAGCGTAG
- a CDS encoding general stress protein, which produces MVVGNQKHGFGVFSNREAAEVALHELKTSDFPMDKVSIIAKDAEPNDRVGGTQMSDHVGDQNVNTPTGVVADTLTGATWGTLLVGLSSLALPGIGPVLAAGSVGAALVTGVVGTGVGAAATGNLVNALTDLGIPEEHARSYSDRLLGGNYLVIVEGTDDEIGRAESILSNGGIQDWGIYNSPQA; this is translated from the coding sequence ATGGTTGTAGGTAATCAAAAACATGGTTTTGGAGTGTTTTCTAACCGTGAAGCAGCGGAGGTAGCACTCCATGAATTAAAAACTTCAGACTTTCCCATGGACAAAGTTTCTATCATTGCCAAGGATGCAGAACCGAATGATCGCGTTGGCGGTACTCAAATGAGCGATCATGTTGGCGATCAAAATGTAAATACTCCAACTGGCGTGGTAGCAGATACTCTCACAGGCGCTACTTGGGGCACCCTATTAGTTGGTCTTAGCAGTTTAGCACTTCCGGGCATAGGACCTGTACTAGCAGCAGGTAGTGTTGGTGCAGCACTAGTTACTGGTGTGGTGGGTACTGGGGTTGGCGCAGCAGCAACTGGAAATTTGGTTAATGCATTGACTGATTTAGGCATTCCCGAAGAACATGCCAGATCTTATAGCGATCGCCTGCTTGGGGGCAATTATTTGGTCATCGTAGAGGGCACAGACGACGAGATTGGGCGTGCTGAATCAATTTTGAGCAATGGGGGTATTCAAGATTGGGGTATTTATAATTCTCCACAAGCGTAA
- the malQ gene encoding 4-alpha-glucanotransferase has translation MTFQRASGILLHPTSLPSRFGIGDLGKSAYEFVDFLESSGQKLWQVLPLGPTGYEHSPYTMNFSAFAGNPLLISLEHLAEAGSLKPDELTPLPQSTDIAPDRVNFDRVIPHKIKCLKLAYERFRQALSNKHDTDYEQFCQEQSYWLEDYVLFMALLEANSGKSWNDWDRAIARREPTALKAASETLQDSILYHKFLQFTFFEQWKQLRAYANHKNIKIIGDVSIYVCHNSAEVWTNPEIFKLNPETFEPAYIAGVPPDYFSATGQLWGNPVYNWDQLQKTNFDWWIKRFRATLEYVDIVRVDHFRGFEAYWQVPAGEETAINGEWIKAPGVEFFETLGNELGSLPIMAEDLGIITPEVEELRDRFQFPGMRILQFAFSEGADNPYLPHHYVNNCVVYTGTHDNDTTLGWWQGTSAEEKQLVAKYLGYSSAEEIEEINWVLIRVALASVADLAILPLQDTLNLGNSARMNDPSKVAGNWRWRYNSSEILTQELSDRLLELTQLYSR, from the coding sequence ATGACTTTTCAACGCGCCAGTGGCATTTTATTGCACCCAACGTCTCTGCCAAGCAGATTTGGCATTGGTGATTTAGGAAAATCAGCTTACGAGTTCGTGGATTTCTTAGAGAGCAGTGGTCAAAAGTTGTGGCAAGTGCTGCCGCTAGGACCAACGGGGTATGAGCATTCCCCCTATACCATGAATTTTAGTGCGTTTGCTGGAAATCCTTTGCTCATTAGTCTTGAGCACCTAGCAGAGGCAGGATCGTTAAAACCGGATGAGCTAACGCCGCTACCACAAAGTACAGATATAGCTCCCGATCGCGTCAATTTTGATCGCGTCATCCCCCACAAGATTAAATGCCTCAAACTTGCATATGAGCGTTTCCGGCAAGCTTTAAGTAACAAACATGACACTGACTATGAACAGTTTTGTCAAGAGCAGTCTTATTGGTTAGAGGACTATGTTCTATTTATGGCATTACTGGAAGCGAATTCTGGCAAAAGTTGGAATGATTGGGATAGAGCGATCGCTAGAAGAGAACCAACTGCCCTTAAAGCTGCATCCGAGACTTTACAAGACAGCATCTTGTACCACAAATTCTTGCAGTTTACCTTCTTTGAGCAGTGGAAACAGCTGCGTGCTTATGCCAATCACAAAAATATTAAAATCATTGGCGATGTTTCAATTTATGTTTGCCACAACAGCGCCGAAGTTTGGACAAATCCAGAAATCTTTAAGCTAAATCCAGAAACGTTTGAACCCGCATATATAGCTGGCGTTCCCCCTGACTACTTCAGTGCCACTGGACAGCTATGGGGTAATCCGGTTTATAACTGGGATCAATTACAAAAAACAAACTTTGATTGGTGGATCAAGCGATTTAGAGCCACGCTGGAATATGTAGACATCGTTCGGGTTGACCATTTCCGAGGATTTGAAGCGTACTGGCAAGTCCCAGCAGGGGAAGAAACTGCAATTAATGGTGAGTGGATTAAAGCACCGGGTGTAGAGTTCTTTGAAACCCTCGGCAACGAATTAGGAAGTCTGCCAATCATGGCAGAGGATTTAGGGATCATCACACCAGAAGTTGAAGAATTGCGCGATCGCTTCCAGTTTCCAGGAATGCGAATCTTACAGTTTGCCTTCAGTGAAGGGGCTGACAATCCTTACTTACCGCACCACTATGTCAACAATTGTGTAGTTTACACTGGTACCCACGATAACGATACAACCTTGGGTTGGTGGCAGGGAACCAGTGCAGAAGAGAAGCAGCTAGTCGCTAAATACCTTGGCTATTCCTCTGCTGAGGAGATCGAGGAAATTAATTGGGTTCTCATTCGGGTGGCTTTGGCTTCAGTAGCTGACCTAGCAATCCTCCCACTCCAAGATACTTTAAATCTGGGTAATAGTGCGAGAATGAACGATCCCAGTAAAGTTGCTGGTAACTGGCGCTGGCGCTACAACAGTTCTGAAATCTTGACTCAGGAATTAAGCGATCGTCTTTTAGAGCTAACCCAACTTTACAGCCGATAA